The following coding sequences are from one Triticum dicoccoides isolate Atlit2015 ecotype Zavitan chromosome 4A, WEW_v2.0, whole genome shotgun sequence window:
- the LOC119283524 gene encoding uncharacterized protein LOC119283524: MASILNICRHWTIPSASSPSLAPPPPYLALPASQHLHRRRRLLHQDPHTCSLAHELLCFLTRHRKQQHHRGPCVVEHHQDQPQWHSSRPSTSSCSSHRLTAPATRSPMHPTGSSRWSTCTSPVSPSPASFPDGHLANIPWPELRGAMAFPT; the protein is encoded by the exons ATGGCCTCCATtctcaacatctgccg CCACTGGACGATTCCTTCGGCCTCCTCTCCTtccctggcgcctcctcctccttaccTTGCTCTTCCAGCAAGTCAGCACCTCCACCGTCGCCGGCGACTGCTTCACCAGGACCCCCACACCTGCAGCCTCGCGCACGAGCTCCTCTGCTTCCTCACGCGCCACCGCAAGCAGCAGCACCACCGCGGCCCTTGCGTCGTCGAGCACCACCAGGACCAGCCCCAGTGGCACTCCAGCCGCCCGAgcacctcctcctgctcctcccatCGCCTCACCGCTCCCGCAACCAG GTCGCCGATGCACCCGACGGGATCAAGCCGCTGGAGCACCTGCACGAGCCCTGTGTCCCCTTCCCCCGCGTCGTTCCCGGACGGCCACCTCGCCAACATCCCATGGCCCGAGCTTCGCGGCGCCATGGCCTTCCCGACATAG